The Papaver somniferum cultivar HN1 chromosome 3, ASM357369v1, whole genome shotgun sequence genome includes a region encoding these proteins:
- the LOC113356269 gene encoding uncharacterized protein LOC113356269 translates to MASETFVQPAIPRFDGHYDHWSMLMENFIRSKEYWHIIEDVVNEPVNRVVLLALTPENKSKLDKERLADLKLKNYLFQAIDRSILETILDKSSSKSIWDSMKKKYQGTGKVKRAHLQALRSDWEVLRMKVGESVSDYLAREMSIANKMRSHGENMDDVVIIEKVLRSMTSKFDYVVFSIEESHDVDTLSIDQLTSSLMIHEQRINQHETVEQALQLQHSNNGNSSKKKDKGKKHCDENSKDKGSNNKGDQPFDKSKMQCRRYKRYGHFEVNCRVNLSKKNGERSNFAEKDDETEISLLMACHHQEEIDH, encoded by the exons ATGGCGTCTGAAACTTTTGTGCAACCTGCAATTCCTCGTTTTGATGGTCATTATGACCATTGGAGCATGTTGATGGAGAATTTTATAAGATCCAAGGAGTATTGGCATATTATAGAGGATGTGGTTAATGAACCAGTTAATAGGGTTGTGTTATTAGCTTTGACTCCTGAAAACAAGTCGAAGTTGGATAAAGAAAGGTTAGCGGATCTGAAATTGAAGAACTATTTGTTCCAAGCAATTGATAGGTCAATCTTGGAAACTATTCTTGACAAGAGTTCTTCAAAGTCAATCTGGGATTCGATGAAGAAAAAGTATCAAGGAACAGGGAAGGTTAAAAGAGCTCACTTACAAGCATTAAGGTCAGACTGGGAAGTTCTGAGAATGAAGGTAGGTGAATCTGTTTCTGATTACTTGGCTAGGGAAATGTCAATCGCAAACAAGATGCGAAGCCATGGTGAAAATATGGATGACGTTGTTATCATCGAGAAGGTTTTGAGGTCCATGACGTCGAAGTTTGATTATGTTGTTTTTTCGATTGAAGAGTCACATGATGTTGATACTCTTTCAATTGATCAACTAACAAGTTCATTGATGATTCACGAGCAAAGAATAAATCAACATGAAACTGTTGAACAAGCATTGCAGCTGCAGCACTCCAACAATGGCAATTCTTCAAAGAAGAAGGACAAAGGAAAGAaacattgtgatgaaaactcTAAGGATAAAGGAAGCAACAACAAAGGAGATCAACCTTTCGACAAATCAAAAATGCAATGTCGTCGATATAAGAG GTATGGCCATTTTGAAGTTAATTGTCGAGTTAATTTATCTAAGAAGAATGGTGAAAGGTCGAATTTTGCAGAGAAAGATGATGAGACAGAAATAAGTTTGTTAATGGCATGTCATCACCAAGAAGAGATTGATCATTGA